TTGCTCCAATGGGCAAGCGTCGCAGGAGTGTAGCCGAGAAAATCGGGTAAACCGCCTGGCTCAACAGTTGCTTGAAATGTGGCATTGGGCTAGGAGGCTCCAATTATGAAAGACATTCATCGCATCCTCCTTGTGACCAAGGCCGACAACCTCCAGGCCGCGGAACTCGGTGGTCAGATCATGGATTGGCTCGTACAACGGGGTCTTCAGGTCAGACAGGTGGAAAATCGATTGGCCACGTCGATCATGATGACCGACAGCGAAAATCCGGACTTGATCATGGTCGTCGGCGGGGATGGAACCATGCTCGGGGTCATCAGGCGCATCCATGGTCTTGGCATCCCAGTTCTGGGCGTCAACGCCGGCCATGTCGGCTTTCTGGCCGAGTCCTGCTCCGAAGGGTGGGAGTCGAAACTGGGCCTTCTTCTGGACGGACGTTTTACCGTTTGGGATAGACCCGTGCTCAAATACGAAGTCATCAAAAACGGACGCAGTGTACAAACCGGCCCGGCGGTCAACGATATCGTCGTTGGTCGAGGCTCCCTGGCCCGACTCATCAGACTCGACATATCCTACGGTGGCGAACCTGTGACCGGATTGCGGGCTGACGGGCTGATCACTGCCACGCCCACCGGCTCATCCGGATACGGCATTTCCTGCGGCGGCCCACTGGTCCACCCGTCCATGGCCGCTTACGTGCTCATTCCCATCTGTCCGTTCATGGGTGGTTTTCCACCCATGATCCTACCCATGGACAAGACTGTCGTCATTCGCCTGGCCGAACGCCAAAGCGGAGTCTACCTGACCCTCGACGGTCAGGAATGCCTGGGACTGGACTTTGGCGACGAGGTTCGGATCAGCCGCGACCCCGTCCCGGCGCGGTTTCTGGAATTGTCTTCAGATGCTTATTTTTCGAGGCTCAGGGACAAGGGGTTTGTCCGATCCGACTGAACCGATGTCCTGACGCTGAAAGAGGCCGCATGAAAGGTGAATACGGGTCTCGAATTCGCTATCGGGTCAAGCTTGCCAGGAGCTCCTGGGCGCCCTTGTGCCCCGGCGAGACCCGCAGGCAGGATTGAAGGAAAATCCTGGCCCTATCCGCCTGGGCCGTCTTGACGTAGATTGATGCCATGTTGAAAGCCGCGGTCGGGTTATCGATCAGGTCAGGGGAGTGCTCCTCGGCCAGCTGGGCGTGCTTGGAGGCCTTGCGGAACTCCCGGCCCTGGGCGAAGGCCATGGCCAGGTTGTAATGGATTCCGCCGTCATTCCGGACGATTTTCAGAGCCTTCTCGTAGATCTGTACCGCCTTCTGCCAATCTCCCCGCTGCCTGTAGGCCAATCCAAGTTCGTTGAACATCCACAGGTCGTCCATGGAAGACCTCTCGTCCTTGAGATCCAGGGCCTCGCGCATGTAGTCAAGAGACATATCCGGATCAGCCTCGCTGATCTTGCGGCCGATCTCCATGAGGGTCGCGGCCAGCATGTCCTTGGCCTCCTCCTTGACAATCTGGAGAGCCCTGCCGAAATAGTCCCGGGCCTTCTCCCTATCACCTTCAAAGCTGTACAGACGGCCAATGTCGATTTTTCTTTGATGATTCATGGGCGAGAGCTGGTCCAGCCGAAGCAGGGCCTTGACGAGCTTGTCACGATCTTCGACGGACTCGTAGAGGGAGACGAGTTTCTGCAAGGGCTTGATATAAAGCTTGGAAAAATTGGCAGCTTGGAGGTAGCAGACCTCGGCCTGCGACACGTCTCCTTCGAGCCGGGCGATATCTCCCTTGAGGATCATGGCGATGGAACTGTCCGGCTTCTTCTCCAGAAGAACGCCGATTTCACCTTTGGCCGTCTCGTAGGCCCCCTCTTCGATGAGTGCTTGGATACTGTCCACCCTCCGCTCGAATTCGGTATTGGGCCTGATTGTCAAGGCGATTTTCTGGATCAGGGAATTGATGGAAACCGGCTTGACGATGACCGAGTCCACCCCGAGTTCGCCCATGAACACAATGCCGGCCTTGGACGTCTCGGCGGTCAAGACGATGATCCGCAGCCTGTCTCCGAAATGCTCCTTCAGGGCCTTGAGATCGTGGATGTTGCTTCGACCTTCTGATCTGGCCTCGATGAACAGGATGAGCCGAGAGTGCTTGATGAACCCGGTCTTGAGCTTTTTTGCCAAGTCCCCGATGCCCAAGGTGCTCTGGATCATGTCGTAGTTGAGGCCCAGAAACCGCATGGCCCCGCGGAGGGTCTTGCCGAAAATGGGGTCCTGGGTGGTCAGAACGAATCCCCCTCCCTGATTGGTCAGATAATCGATGATGATGCCATCGTAGGCCGATCGTTGGCCATACTTCATGATCTTCATCGGCCGCCCCCACCCTGGGCACCCTCGAAACGGCCCAGAAAATCGGAAACTCCCGACAAAACCTTTTGCAACGGCGGCCCGGTCAGGGACAGACACTCGAGGTCCTGTCCTCGATCGACCAGAAAGTGGAGACTGTGAATCAGGGCCGCAGACTCGTGTGGTTCCAAGGTGGCCGTAGGTCTGGCGCCGAATCGGCGAATGCACTCGAAGAATTCGGCCCAGGGGATAGTTCCGCACCCCATACCGAGATGCTCGTCTCGGTGGCCGTGATTGTCGTGCAAATGGACATGGGCCAACCTCGGGGCGATCTTTTCGATCCAGGCATTCAGGTCCTTGCGCTCCCAGCCCTGTCCGAAAGCGTACCAATGCCCAAGGTCCAGACACAGGCCGACGCGCTTTTCGGGCAATTCGGCCAAAACCCGGAGCAAGGGCTCAGGGCTGGTCTCCCATACGTTCTCCAGCACAAGCAGGCCGGAATCGGGCATGGAGTCCAGACAGTGTTCCCAGGTCCGAACCGACTCCCGAACCCAGTCCTCGAGATAAAATTCATATAGGGGGGGACGAAAAGCCCCGTGGGCTACGAGTCGCTTGGGTGCGTACACGTCAGCCAGATCCAGGGCTCTGGAAAGTCGTTCCCGGGTGGCCTTGACGATCAGGCTATCCAGCCCCCCGGGTTGCAGATCGAAAAAGGGCAAATGAATGGAACAAGACAGTCCGGATTCGGAAAGGGTTCGGGCCAGATTCCGATGCCAATCGAGGCCCAGATGGTCGCAGGCCCAGGCGTCCAGTCCCAGTTCCGGGTTGATCCGACATTCCAGAAACAGTTCCAAATAATGAGGATGGCGGACGACATGGCTGAGGGGGAGGTTAACGAACGGCACGACCGTCTCCCCCCTCGGCCCTAAGGTCGATGGTGGCCAATTGCAGGAGGTCCGTGTGCCCGTAGACGTTGAGGATGTGGGCTCCGGGAGGGAGGTCGAAATCTTGCGAAAACCGAAGCGGCAAATCGTTGACCATGACCACGACCTGATCCCGCCCTCCCTGGGTCCAGACGTCGTCTAAAGTGTATCGGCCAGCCGGTACGACCTGCTGGTCAGCTTGGGGGCGGAGAAAAAATGAATTTTCTCCGCTGGTAATGCGCACGGCCTCCACGGTTCTGGGGCTGACTTGGACGATGATTTTGGCCGACTCTTGATTAGGGGTTTCCCGCTGGACGGGAAAGGACCAGGACGATCCAAAAACGTCGAGATACCGCTGAATGAAGTCTCCACGGTTCAGGACGATGACGGCCCCTAGATCCTGCCCGTCGTTGGGACCCGGAGAGGTGACGATTCCCTTGGCGTTGAGGATCTCGTCGATCTCGCTCCCCCACAGCCCCTCGATGATCAAGGTGTCGCCCTCGCAGGCCTTGATGATCGTTCCGCTTTCGGCGATCCGAAAATTGCCGTTGAGCGTGTATGCCCACAGCGGCAGCTCCGGCACAGAGTTTTCGGCCCGCGGAAGCTAGCTTACTGGAATCCGGGCCACCCGGACTCCGTCCTGAATAACGTCCAGATATTGGAACGGGCGTAGGACCCGTCTAGGCTGGGAGACCATGTTCTGTCCAGGACGATCCGAGGCGAAGACCCCCACGGCCTTCTGGTCTTCCGCTTCGGGAGCCGGTTGAGGATTGAGCATCTCGCCGAGTCGAAGCGTAACCCCTGAGTCCTGGCCGTCGCCACAGTTCAAATCCACCGGAACGGGATTCCCGAACCAATCCCGAATCCTGTCCAATTCGGTTTGCTCCAGATACACCTCAAGGCCCATGGACCGCAAAAAGGCCAAGGTCAGACGAACCTGGGCTCGGACCTTCCACTCCAGATCGACGATGTCCTTGCTGACCTCCACGGCCATAGCCGGTATTCCTCGCTGATTCACGGCATAAAAACTCAAGGACTTGCGCTGCTCCGGGTGGACCGAACCTGGATCGCTCGTTCGGGTATTCATCAAAGTGAACCGATAGTTCCGGGGCAGACTTTGATTAAAATCCGTCAAAACCGACTCCACCAGACCGGCAAGATCGAATCCGTCGCAGCACACGGCTTGGTCGATGATCACCGATTGGCCGAATCGTTTCGGGCCTCGCAGCGCATTCTGATATACTTGGCTGTAGAATCCGCTCCCCTCGTGGAGATGGATGAATGCGTCGGCCCTGGAGATCAAAAGACGGATGCATCGGGCCAGACGATCCTCGTAGAACTGGTTGTAGTCCTGATCGAACCTTCGGTTGAGATCGACGTTGATCTGCCTGGACCGAGCCATGATGGATGGGATGTTGGCCCTGGGGACGACGATGAGCTTGCCGTTCTCGAGCCGGGCCCGGGTCAGTATTTGGGCGCTGATGAACCCGGCCACCTCGTCCCCCTGGATCCCGCCTTGGACCATGACCGTTGGACCAGGGGCAATTCCCTCCAGAAAATGGACATTCAGGGGGTATTGGGTGTTGGCGAAAAAGGTGAAGTCCTGACCCCAAACCGGAGACCAGGTTACCAGGACCAGAATCGCCAGACTAGCGCAGAATGCGTTCGACGGGAATGGTCTCACGGAAGAATACGGTTCCGCTGTCCCTGTCGCTCAGGGTCAGCCGGATGGCAAAGAGGTTCTGTTCCGGAATTTCGCCAGGGAGCTCGATGTTGAACTTGGTGTTCTTGAACTTCTGAATCTCGAACAACTTGTCCTTCAAGGTCTCCGACACGTCCGTCTCCTGGCCATGGATGTCGATCAGACTCAGGGAAACCAATCCCCTGAGGGTATCCGTGGCCGTCAGGTTGTTGATGTCGAAGCTTAACTGGAGGCGTCCACCCTGAAGCCTGGTCTGGATGTTGGCCAGGCCAAGCTGGCCAGTGTCTGTCATAGAAAAGACGTCCCGCAAATCAAGTCGCGGTGGCGTTGAGGGCTCGGTCGATTGCTCGGCCTTGGACACGGCGTGGATCGTGGCCAACGAATCGCTCTCGGCCTCAGACTCAATGATCAGCTTCATATTCCTGAAACGTTGCAATTCAGTTTCCGTATGGGCCAGAAGACGCTTGTTCTCGACGTCCTCGGCCTTGAGGCGTACGTTTTCCTCCCACAGGGTGTAGCTCGCGTACAATCCGGCGGAGCCGGTCCCGACAAGGACGATCAGAAAATAGAGGAAAAACCTGAGCCAAGCCGGGTTCAGTCGATATCTCCGGACCGGGCTGTCGTCCCGCATGAACAGGATGTTGTACTTAATATCAGCCATCGTCGATCTGCTCCCAATCTTCCTGGACAATTGTCCAATCCGTTCCTTCGGCGGCGGGCCTCAAAACGAGGGTCTTCAGCCCCTGGTCCCGGTATCCTGAACGAGATCGATAGGTCTGCTTGAACCGAACGACCCGATCCTGACCGGACTCGAACACCCTAAGCTCACTGATGGCCACTTCCATCGGACGATCGCCGGCAGCCCAAAGCTTCCGCCAATGATCCTCCAGGGCCTTCTTGCCCCTGACCTTTCCCCGGACGATGCGGTCGTGATACCGGCTCAGGTAGGCATCAAGACGTCCATCCTCCCAGGCCATTCGCCATTCCTCGATCCAAGGATGGACATCCTTGGCCTCCAGAATCCGAGGCTCCTCCAGCCTGATGTTCACATCGGCCTGGATGAACTCGGAACCGACGATGAGCCAGTCTCCTGAAAGCCCTTTTTCCCAGTACAATCGCTTCACGCCCTCTGAAACAAATGACGCGGCCTCGTATCTCTGAAGAAAAAAGGTGACCATGTAGTCCGGCCCGGGCAGGCAGGACACGTCTTGAATCGTGACCCGAATCCATGGGTAGCGGGCGAACAGAGACCGTTTTCGCCTCTCGTAATGGGCCCATGTGGCGCCCTGGGTTTGAGCAAACTTGGCCTGATCGTAGAATTGAAAATAGCGGTCCGCTTTCGAGGCCCAGGCTTCGGCCCACGCCTGGGTTCTCTCCACCAGGACCTGGCATTCCTGGGCGCTCGAAGCGCCGTTAAGATCCACGGAATAGGCAATGATGGCCGGGGTCAACCCGAGGGACACCACAGGGTCGAGGATGCGAAGGTCCTGGTCGTTCAAGGCCACGCAGCCCCTGGTCTCCATGGGCTCGATGGGCTGTCCCCGGCCATGGATCCAGATTCCGTGTCCGGTCTTGCCCCTCAGCCTGTCGATGGGATTGGGGAAATTGAGGGTGAAGGCCATGGATCCGTACAGATTGTAGTCCAGGCCCCGTTTAAGAGTTCCGGTCAGGAAATAGACACCTTCAGGGGTCTTCAGGTCACCCTCGAAAAATTTGTCTCCGGGATTCTGGCCTGTGGCGCAGTCCAGACTCATGGCCACCGGAACCTTGGTCGATGGATTAAACTCCAGGAGATGAAACTTCTGACGACTCTTGTCCACGGCCACGAGCATCTTGGGAGGTGTACAAGAATTTGAAGGCAGACCAACCTTCCAGCCCTCGGCTTGGCAGATGCCGACCGAGAGACAAAGAGAGAAGCACAAAAAATAGAGAACCCTAAACGCTTTCATTCCATTCAAAGACCAGTTGCCCAAGAGGGCCGGTTATGACCATATGCAGGGTATCTTCGGTCTGGACCGGAAATCGAACCCATAAAAACTTCTGCCATTGGGTGTAGTGAGGGATGAACCGCCGCAACTGCTGGGTATTCCAAGATGCGTCCCGAATTTCCAACGGGAAAATTTTCCGGCCCTGACCATCGAGCAGAAAAACCTTCCAGAGATCTCCGGCATATTCGATCTTCCTGTTTTCGGGAAATGACGACGACGTGGCGATCAGGATGTCGATCCCGGACTCGGCGGCTCGGCGCTGTTCGTCCAACAGATCGGCCTGCTCCCGGGACGTGAGCCGATACATTGCCGCCCTTCTCTGCACATAGGCCTCTCTCCAGGGCCACGAAGTCAGGGTGGCCCGGACTTTCAATTCCGTGTCCAGCCCCGAGTAGATGGCGTCCGTCCTGGTCCACTCTTCGGTGACCTGAAAGTAATCGTCATGAACCTCGGGCCACAGAGTCCTCTCCACTTCGTGCCAAGTGCAGGCCGACGAGAACAGGACCAGCAGTACCATAGCCGAAAGTGTTCTCGAGAAGTTCCTCTCAGCGGCCTCTGGCAAGCAATTCCCGCCGCGTGAAGATGGACCTGAGTTCATAGCCATGCTCCTTGAGTCTCGCGTCGCCGCCCTGTTCCCGATCAAGCACGCAGAGGATCCCGACGATGGATAGCCCGGCGTCCTCCACCCTTTGGCAGGCCGTCAGCAGGGTGCCTCCGGTAGTGACAACATCCTCCAGCAGACAGACCTTCATGCCCTGGCCGAAGTTGGCCATGCCCTCCAGAAACTGATTCGTGCCGTGACCCTTCGATTGTTTGCGAACGATGAACCCCGGCAGAGGGGTGTTGCGGATGTGGGACAGAAGCGTAACGGCCGAAACCAGAGGATCGGCCCCCAGGGTCATGCCGCCGACCCCTTCCAGGCCAGGGAATCCGAGGGCAAGATCGAGCAGAATGCTGCCAATCAAAAAACTGCCTTCAGGATGGAGGGCCGTCTGCTTGCAGTCGAAGTAGTAATCGCTTTTCTGTCCCGAGGTCAGGATGAATTCACCCTCGATGTAGGACTTCTCAAGAAGAATTCCGGCCAGTCTGGTCTTCATGTCCTCGAGGTCAGGCATCATCCCTCCTCGCGGGCGGAAAGACCCGCTCGAAAATATGGTTCTCGAATCGCAAATAGTAGGACGGATCGAAAAGATCGTCGAACTCTTCGTCGCGAATGATGGTGGCGAGGTCTTGATCCTGGCGGACAAGCTCCGGGAACGAAACCCTCCTGCTCCAGCTCTCCATGGCCGTCTTCTGGACCATGACGTAAGCCTTCTGGCGCTCCAGACCGTGATCGATGAGGGCATTGAGAACCCGCTGCGAAAAATGCAGCCCGTAGGAGGCCTCGAGATTCCGGTCCATGTTTTCGGGGATGATCCGCAGATTGGACAAAAGCCCGCCCAGCCTGTGGAGCATATAGTCGGCCAGAATGGTCGAGTCGGGCATGACAATCCGCTCGGCCGAGGAATGGCTGATGTCCCTCTCGTGCCAGAGAGCCATGTTCTCCATAGTCGCCAGGGCATTGGAACGGACCACCCTTGCCAGGCCGCAGAGATTCTCGGCCGAGATTGGATTTTTCTTGTGGGGCATGGCCGAGGATCCTTTTTGGCCGGCCCGAAATCCTTCCTCGACTTCGAGGACCTCGGTCCTCTGCAAATGCCTGAGCTCCACGGCCAATCGCTCTACAGCCCCGGCCAGAAGGGCCAGGGACGTGAAATAGTGGGCATGACGATCACGCTGAATGATCTGGGTGGAAACGGGATCGACCTCAAGCCCCAGGATCCGGCAGGCATCGGCCTCGACTTCCGGCAGAAGGTGGGCGTAGGTCCCCACTGCCCCGGAAATCTTTCCCACCCGGATGGATTCGACGGCCTGGGCGAAGCGTGCCTTTGCCCGTTCGAACTCCGCGTAGAAGCCGGCCAGCTTCAGGCCGAAGCTTGTAGGTTCGGCATGTATTCCATGCGTCCGGCCCATGACTAGACGCCCCCTGTGCTTGTGGGCCATGTCCTTGAGAATGCCCAAAACCATTACCAAATCGTCAAGGATTATTCGCCCGGCCCGGGTCAGGACCAGGGCGTTGGCCGTGTCCACGATGTCCGAGGAAGTGCAGCCCAGATGAATGTAGCGCGACGAGGGTCCGACCCGCTCCTCCACTGCGGTGAGGAAGGCGATGACATCGTGGCGGGTCTGCTCCTCGATCTCCAGGATGCGGTCCAAGCTGAAGTCCGCCCGTTCCAGAATAACCTGTAGATCCTGTGCAGGAATTCGGCCCAGACCGCTCCAGGCTCGACATACGGCGAGCTCGACCTCGAGCCAGGCCCTGAACCTGGCCTCCAGGGTCCAGAGATCCCGCATCTCGGGACGGGAATATCGTTCGATCATTCGCTGTCTCGCTTGTACGTTGAGTGAACCCGGCATGTTGCCTGGCCGATCGGCCGTGGGCTATCAAAAGGAGCCGGGCCCTTCGTGACCGCCGACAAGTCCGCATACCCGCTTTCCAACTCAAGGGCAAGACGAGTCGGCCCAGAAACGCAACCGCCGGGCGGGACACCGAAAACCGGCTTCCCGTCCGGACGGAAGGATCAAAAGCCGAGAATATACCCGGCTCGAAGCGACTAATATATGGATCCGGACTACGGACATCCGGTCAAGGGAAAATTCAGGCCTGTGGCGAGGCTGACGAGTCCGTCGTGGCCGAAGACTTTTCGGAAGAAGATGCTGTTTCCTGCTTTTTCTGACCGTCTCCGTTGCCGCCTGCGGCTGTCTGGGAGGAATGTTCTCCCTTACGGCAATAGTCGGTCACATACCAACCACTGCCTTTGAGCACGAAACAGGTGTTGGAGATAAGCCGTTTGGAGGTACCGCCGCACACTGGGCAGGGTACACTCTGATCTTCATATCCCTTTTGCCATTCTTCGAAAATCTGCTGGCAGTCCTGGCAACGGTATTCGTAGATGGGCATTGGTCACATCCTCGCTGATTGATGCTAAAAAACCGGCTCTACTTGGTTTTTCCGGCCGTTTCCTTGGCTTCCTTGATGCGCTGTTTGATGCGTTTCATACGCCGATGCCTCTTGCGATCCAATTCCTTTTTCCGTTCGATCTTCTTATGCTTGGCCATTGTCACTCCATGAATAATTTGAAAAAAAATGAATCTGGGCTTTAAGCCTTCAAAAAAAATGTGCCCTATGTCCCTTAGCCGAGTCGTGTCAAGTGATAATTCCGCATGCCCAACCCCAGGGACTGGGCATGGGCCAGGGCATGATCTCCATGGATGTCTGGCCGCAGGGCCTTGAACTTGTCTTCTCCTTGATGAATTCCCTGCGGCAAGCGCCCTCCCGGCAACGGCAAGGCCTCGTTGACCAAATCGAGGGAGGCCTGATCCACGGCCACCGGATCCAACCCGGCCAAAATCCCTATATCCGGACACAAAGGGGCATCGGAATATCCGGCACAATCACAGTCGGGGGTCACATTCATGACAAAATTGAGATACAAACAAGGTCTTGCAAATGAGGCCGTCACCGCTCCGGCATATTCGACCATCCGCTCGATGAAATCGGGCCCTTGACCACTCCAGTCGAGTCCCAAGGCATGGTGTCGGCAGGCCGTGACGCAGGCTCCGCACCCGACGCAAAGACTTTGATCCATCCAGACCAAGCCTCCCTCAAGCCTCAGAGCACCATGCCGACATCGAACAATGCACAGCCCGCACCCGTTGCACCGGGCCTGGTCCAGAGTCGGGCCCATCCGGCAATGCTGGTCGATCTTTCCCTTTTTAGAAGCACATCCCATGCCAAGGTTCTTGAGCGCACCCCCGAACCCGGCGATCTCGTGGCCTTTGAAATGTGATAGGCAAACCAGGGCTTCGGCCTCGACAATAGCCCCGGCCAGATGAAAGGCCTCAAAATGCCCTCCGGGTCCTGAAACCCGACACTCGAATTCTCCGCGCAGTCCGTCGGCGATGATTACCGGGGCTCCCAGTCGTAGGGCCTCGAACCCGTGAGCGGCGGCCAGAAGCAGATGGGAAACAGCTTCGGCCCGTTCTCCCGGGTACAGAGTATTCGTATCGGTCAGAAACGGACGACATCCGGCCTTGGCCAACAGGGAGACAACAGGAGCGAC
This window of the Deltaproteobacteria bacterium genome carries:
- the pyrE gene encoding orotate phosphoribosyltransferase, with translation MPDLEDMKTRLAGILLEKSYIEGEFILTSGQKSDYYFDCKQTALHPEGSFLIGSILLDLALGFPGLEGVGGMTLGADPLVSAVTLLSHIRNTPLPGFIVRKQSKGHGTNQFLEGMANFGQGMKVCLLEDVVTTGGTLLTACQRVEDAGLSIVGILCVLDREQGGDARLKEHGYELRSIFTRRELLARGR
- a CDS encoding NAD(+)/NADH kinase, whose product is MKDIHRILLVTKADNLQAAELGGQIMDWLVQRGLQVRQVENRLATSIMMTDSENPDLIMVVGGDGTMLGVIRRIHGLGIPVLGVNAGHVGFLAESCSEGWESKLGLLLDGRFTVWDRPVLKYEVIKNGRSVQTGPAVNDIVVGRGSLARLIRLDISYGGEPVTGLRADGLITATPTGSSGYGISCGGPLVHPSMAAYVLIPICPFMGGFPPMILPMDKTVVIRLAERQSGVYLTLDGQECLGLDFGDEVRISRDPVPARFLELSSDAYFSRLRDKGFVRSD
- a CDS encoding zinc ribbon domain-containing protein, with product MPIYEYRCQDCQQIFEEWQKGYEDQSVPCPVCGGTSKRLISNTCFVLKGSGWYVTDYCRKGEHSSQTAAGGNGDGQKKQETASSSEKSSATTDSSASPQA
- a CDS encoding tetratricopeptide repeat protein, translating into MKIMKYGQRSAYDGIIIDYLTNQGGGFVLTTQDPIFGKTLRGAMRFLGLNYDMIQSTLGIGDLAKKLKTGFIKHSRLILFIEARSEGRSNIHDLKALKEHFGDRLRIIVLTAETSKAGIVFMGELGVDSVIVKPVSINSLIQKIALTIRPNTEFERRVDSIQALIEEGAYETAKGEIGVLLEKKPDSSIAMILKGDIARLEGDVSQAEVCYLQAANFSKLYIKPLQKLVSLYESVEDRDKLVKALLRLDQLSPMNHQRKIDIGRLYSFEGDREKARDYFGRALQIVKEEAKDMLAATLMEIGRKISEADPDMSLDYMREALDLKDERSSMDDLWMFNELGLAYRQRGDWQKAVQIYEKALKIVRNDGGIHYNLAMAFAQGREFRKASKHAQLAEEHSPDLIDNPTAAFNMASIYVKTAQADRARIFLQSCLRVSPGHKGAQELLASLTR
- a CDS encoding DUF362 domain-containing protein, which translates into the protein MQAKSRVFLWPLRASRKAPFATRVRALVKSTGFLAHLAPDLSLALKIHFGERGGTSFINPMLVAPVVSLLAKAGCRPFLTDTNTLYPGERAEAVSHLLLAAAHGFEALRLGAPVIIADGLRGEFECRVSGPGGHFEAFHLAGAIVEAEALVCLSHFKGHEIAGFGGALKNLGMGCASKKGKIDQHCRMGPTLDQARCNGCGLCIVRCRHGALRLEGGLVWMDQSLCVGCGACVTACRHHALGLDWSGQGPDFIERMVEYAGAVTASFARPCLYLNFVMNVTPDCDCAGYSDAPLCPDIGILAGLDPVAVDQASLDLVNEALPLPGGRLPQGIHQGEDKFKALRPDIHGDHALAHAQSLGLGMRNYHLTRLG
- a CDS encoding adenylosuccinate lyase — translated: MIERYSRPEMRDLWTLEARFRAWLEVELAVCRAWSGLGRIPAQDLQVILERADFSLDRILEIEEQTRHDVIAFLTAVEERVGPSSRYIHLGCTSSDIVDTANALVLTRAGRIILDDLVMVLGILKDMAHKHRGRLVMGRTHGIHAEPTSFGLKLAGFYAEFERAKARFAQAVESIRVGKISGAVGTYAHLLPEVEADACRILGLEVDPVSTQIIQRDRHAHYFTSLALLAGAVERLAVELRHLQRTEVLEVEEGFRAGQKGSSAMPHKKNPISAENLCGLARVVRSNALATMENMALWHERDISHSSAERIVMPDSTILADYMLHRLGGLLSNLRIIPENMDRNLEASYGLHFSQRVLNALIDHGLERQKAYVMVQKTAMESWSRRVSFPELVRQDQDLATIIRDEEFDDLFDPSYYLRFENHIFERVFPPARRDDA
- a CDS encoding sugar phosphate isomerase/epimerase, with protein sequence MRSWSWSTICRFGFRKISTSLPEPTSSTSTGTRTSCNWPPSTLGPRGETVVPFVNLPLSHVVRHPHYLELFLECRINPELGLDAWACDHLGLDWHRNLARTLSESGLSCSIHLPFFDLQPGGLDSLIVKATRERLSRALDLADVYAPKRLVAHGAFRPPLYEFYLEDWVRESVRTWEHCLDSMPDSGLLVLENVWETSPEPLLRVLAELPEKRVGLCLDLGHWYAFGQGWERKDLNAWIEKIAPRLAHVHLHDNHGHRDEHLGMGCGTIPWAEFFECIRRFGARPTATLEPHESAALIHSLHFLVDRGQDLECLSLTGPPLQKVLSGVSDFLGRFEGAQGGGGR